In Nocardia sp. BMG111209, a genomic segment contains:
- a CDS encoding barstar family protein, whose amino-acid sequence MTGVSMTLAQFLAGPSTRVAAVAAVPDHGRAPALGALAVDAGQFSGVRYRVPDGYVARELRGTRMRTLAGVFDEFAAAFQFPYYFGENKDAFDECLRDLDEFVGAAAGYVALIRDSGELLADEPDQLSWFTAATTDAAAYWSGKAAVYRAVLQGSSAPAGAVTLRV is encoded by the coding sequence GTGACGGGTGTTTCGATGACGTTGGCGCAGTTCCTGGCCGGTCCGTCCACCCGGGTCGCGGCGGTCGCCGCCGTACCGGACCACGGCCGGGCGCCGGCGCTGGGCGCGCTGGCGGTCGACGCCGGGCAGTTCAGCGGGGTGCGGTACCGGGTGCCGGACGGATATGTCGCCCGGGAGTTGCGCGGCACCAGGATGCGCACGCTCGCAGGCGTTTTCGACGAGTTCGCGGCCGCCTTCCAGTTCCCGTACTACTTCGGCGAGAACAAGGACGCCTTCGACGAATGCCTGCGTGATCTGGACGAATTCGTGGGGGCCGCCGCGGGATACGTAGCGCTGATCCGTGATTCGGGCGAACTGCTCGCGGACGAGCCGGACCAGCTGTCCTGGTTCACCGCCGCCACCACCGACGCGGCGGCCTACTGGTCCGGTAAGGCCGCGGTCTACCGTGCGGTGTTGCAGGGCAGTTCGGCCCCGGCCGGCGCCGTGACCCTGCGGGTGTGA
- a CDS encoding MFS transporter, with translation MTDLGIAVHESPATDAERGRSTRWWALGVLALAQLMVVLDATIVTISLPFAQRDLHISDGDKQWMLTAYTLIFGGLLLLGGRLADYLGRRRMFLIGLVGFAAASALAGLAQNAGELFAGRALQGAFAAVLAPAALSLVSVTFTEPRERARAFGAFAGVSAGGAAIGLIVGGALTEYADWRWCLLVNTPVALLALVGAFAFVIRDVPAPRTGGYDVPGAVTVTLGLISIVYGFSRAAEDGWLAATTLALLIAGVALLAAFVVIERRSVNPLLPLHIPGEINRGGSYLVALLVPIAMFAMFINLSYYLQVTLGYSSLKAGVAFLPFPIGIIISAGVTSTLLPRIGPRPLMIGGGILGIAGLVYLAQLHYGAGFGVSVLPAISLIALGMGALFVSMQTTAMHQVEAEDSGVASALLNAAQQVGGAIGTALLTSISVQVAQRYAEHHATVDHVAARAAIHSYDVAFYIGAGFFAAAILIVALMIRDKPEHLLEGAEHVSVGV, from the coding sequence ATGACCGACCTCGGGATCGCAGTACACGAATCCCCGGCCACCGACGCCGAGCGCGGTCGCTCGACCCGGTGGTGGGCCCTGGGCGTGCTCGCCCTGGCTCAACTGATGGTGGTGCTCGACGCCACCATCGTCACGATCTCGCTGCCGTTCGCCCAGCGTGACCTGCACATCAGTGACGGCGACAAGCAGTGGATGCTCACCGCGTACACGCTCATCTTCGGCGGTCTGCTGCTGCTCGGCGGCCGGCTCGCCGACTACCTCGGCCGCCGGCGGATGTTCCTGATCGGCCTGGTCGGCTTCGCCGCCGCCTCGGCCCTGGCCGGACTGGCCCAGAACGCCGGCGAGCTGTTCGCCGGCCGGGCATTGCAGGGCGCGTTCGCGGCCGTGCTGGCCCCGGCGGCGCTGTCGCTGGTCTCGGTGACCTTCACCGAACCGCGCGAGCGGGCGCGGGCCTTCGGCGCCTTCGCCGGGGTGTCCGCCGGTGGCGCGGCCATCGGCCTGATCGTCGGCGGCGCGCTCACCGAGTACGCCGACTGGCGCTGGTGCCTGCTGGTCAACACGCCGGTGGCGTTGCTGGCCCTGGTCGGCGCGTTCGCCTTCGTCATCCGCGATGTGCCCGCCCCGCGGACCGGCGGCTACGACGTGCCCGGCGCGGTGACCGTCACCCTCGGCCTGATCTCGATCGTGTACGGATTCAGCCGTGCCGCCGAGGACGGCTGGCTGGCCGCCACCACGCTCGCGCTGCTGATCGCCGGTGTCGCGCTGCTCGCGGCCTTCGTCGTGATCGAACGCCGTTCGGTCAACCCGCTGCTGCCGTTGCACATCCCCGGTGAGATCAACCGCGGCGGCTCCTATCTGGTGGCACTGCTGGTGCCGATCGCCATGTTCGCGATGTTCATCAACCTGAGCTACTACCTGCAGGTCACCCTCGGGTACAGCTCGCTGAAGGCCGGTGTCGCGTTCCTGCCGTTCCCGATCGGCATCATCATCTCCGCCGGGGTCACCAGCACCCTGCTGCCCCGCATCGGCCCGCGGCCGCTGATGATCGGCGGCGGCATCCTCGGCATCGCGGGACTGGTCTACCTGGCCCAGCTGCACTACGGCGCCGGTTTCGGCGTGAGCGTGCTGCCGGCCATCTCGCTGATCGCGCTCGGCATGGGCGCGCTGTTCGTCTCGATGCAGACCACGGCCATGCATCAGGTGGAGGCCGAGGACTCCGGCGTCGCCAGCGCGCTGCTCAACGCCGCCCAGCAGGTCGGCGGCGCGATCGGCACCGCCCTGCTCACCAGCATCTCGGTGCAGGTCGCGCAGCGCTATGCCGAGCACCACGCGACCGTCGACCACGTCGCCGCCCGCGCGGCCATCCACAGCTACGACGTGGCCTTCTACATCGGCGCGGGATTCTTCGCGGCGGCCATCCTGATCGTGGCGCTGATGATCCGCGACAAGCCGGAACACCTGCTCGAGGGCGCCGAGCACGTCTCGGTCGGTGTCTGA
- a CDS encoding MFS transporter encodes MKMPSPRWLALGALALAMLTIGLDTTVLTVALPTMAVDLNANTAALQWFTAAYTLALAALMIPAGALGDRYGRKRFLLFALALFGVASAACALSTGSAELIAARAVLGVAAAAMMPLSMSVLPSMFPDQAERQRALTVWVTSSALGLPLGPIVGGWLLRNFWWGSVFLINVPLVIVGLIAVAALVPESRSEQAFRIDLAGVVLSVIGMSGLTYGFIRLGQGWGDGLGWSTVAAGVAVLAGFVAWQRRTEHPLIDLALFRNRGFAWGTGHMIVINFAMFGLFFTVPQYFQAVLGVDALGSGLRLLPLIAGLLIGTRATDRLLPRIGLRAVLPLGFVILAGGLAMGALTRSGTGYGFTAVWITLIGVGMGLVMPAAMGMAMGELEAQRAGTGSALLQALRQAGGTIGVAILGTVLATHYRSGLGAYDRAPISDGANAGAAVAQKLHDAALLDQVRTAFVDSMDLMLWICAGLCLGGALLAAVFTRSPEPAVRRPVDAGESVHVG; translated from the coding sequence ATGAAGATGCCGAGCCCCCGCTGGCTGGCCCTCGGTGCCCTGGCCCTGGCCATGCTCACCATCGGCCTCGACACCACGGTGCTGACCGTGGCGCTGCCCACCATGGCCGTCGACCTGAACGCGAATACCGCTGCGCTGCAATGGTTCACCGCCGCCTACACGCTGGCGCTGGCCGCGCTGATGATCCCGGCGGGCGCCCTCGGCGACCGCTACGGCCGGAAACGATTCCTGCTGTTCGCGCTGGCGCTGTTCGGCGTCGCCTCGGCCGCCTGCGCGCTGTCCACCGGTTCCGCCGAGTTGATCGCCGCCCGCGCGGTGCTCGGCGTCGCCGCGGCGGCGATGATGCCGCTGTCGATGTCGGTGCTGCCGAGCATGTTCCCGGATCAGGCGGAACGGCAACGGGCGCTGACCGTCTGGGTCACCTCCTCCGCCCTCGGCCTGCCGCTCGGCCCGATCGTGGGCGGCTGGCTGCTGCGCAACTTCTGGTGGGGTTCGGTGTTCCTGATCAACGTGCCGCTGGTGATCGTCGGCCTGATCGCGGTCGCCGCGCTGGTCCCGGAATCGCGCAGCGAGCAGGCCTTCCGCATCGACCTCGCCGGCGTGGTGCTCTCGGTGATCGGGATGTCCGGGCTCACCTACGGCTTCATCCGGCTCGGTCAGGGCTGGGGCGACGGGCTCGGCTGGAGCACGGTCGCCGCCGGGGTGGCGGTGCTGGCCGGTTTCGTGGCGTGGCAGCGCCGCACCGAACACCCGCTGATCGACCTCGCCCTCTTCCGCAACCGCGGATTCGCTTGGGGCACAGGACATATGATCGTCATCAACTTCGCGATGTTCGGCCTGTTCTTCACCGTGCCGCAGTACTTCCAGGCCGTGCTCGGCGTCGACGCGCTCGGCAGCGGGCTGCGGCTGCTGCCGCTGATCGCCGGTCTGCTGATCGGCACCCGCGCCACCGACCGGCTGCTGCCCCGGATCGGCCTGCGGGCGGTACTGCCACTGGGCTTCGTGATCCTGGCCGGGGGCCTGGCGATGGGTGCGCTGACCCGGTCCGGCACCGGCTACGGATTCACCGCGGTGTGGATCACGCTGATCGGCGTGGGCATGGGCCTGGTGATGCCGGCCGCGATGGGCATGGCCATGGGCGAATTGGAGGCCCAGCGGGCCGGTACCGGTTCGGCGCTGCTGCAGGCGTTGCGGCAGGCCGGCGGCACCATCGGCGTCGCAATCCTAGGTACCGTGCTCGCCACCCATTACCGCTCCGGCCTGGGCGCCTACGACCGCGCCCCGATCTCCGACGGGGCCAACGCGGGGGCCGCGGTCGCGCAGAAACTGCACGACGCCGCACTGCTCGATCAGGTCCGGACGGCCTTCGTGGACAGCATGGACCTGATGCTCTGGATCTGCGCGGGCCTGTGCCTCGGGGGTGCGCTCCTGGCCGCCGTATTCACCCGATCACCCGAGCCCGCCGTCCGGCGGCCGGTGGATGCGGGAGAATCGGTCCATGTCGGCTGA
- the trpS gene encoding tryptophan--tRNA ligase, whose translation MSSPAPSGERKQRVLSGIQPTSDSFHLGNYLGALQYWVTLQDDFDALYFIPDMHAITAPHDPKALRARTKVSAAQLLALGIDPKRSTLFVQSQVPQHAELTWVLSCLTGFGEASRMTQFKDKSTKQGAENATVGLFTYPILMAADILLYRPHLVPVGEDQRQHLELTRNLAQRFNTRFKKTFVVPEPHIVSGTAKIYDLQDPTSKMSKSAASDAGLLNLLDDPAVSAKKIRSAVTDTEREIRYDPETKPGVSNLLVILSALTDTPIVTLEQDYVGKGYGDLKSDVADALVEFVTPFQEKVRGYLADQGELDRILAAGAERAREIAGNTLAQVYDRVGFLAR comes from the coding sequence ATGTCCAGTCCTGCACCCAGCGGCGAGCGTAAGCAGCGGGTCCTGTCCGGGATCCAGCCGACCAGTGATTCCTTCCACCTCGGCAACTATCTCGGCGCGCTGCAGTACTGGGTGACACTGCAGGACGATTTCGACGCCCTCTACTTCATCCCGGACATGCACGCCATCACGGCGCCGCACGATCCGAAGGCGCTGCGCGCCCGCACCAAGGTGTCCGCGGCCCAGTTGCTCGCACTCGGCATCGATCCGAAGCGCTCGACGCTGTTCGTGCAGAGCCAGGTGCCGCAGCACGCCGAGCTCACCTGGGTGCTCAGCTGCCTGACCGGCTTCGGCGAGGCGAGCCGGATGACCCAGTTCAAGGACAAGTCGACGAAGCAGGGCGCGGAGAACGCCACCGTCGGCCTGTTCACCTATCCGATCCTGATGGCGGCGGACATCCTGCTCTACCGTCCGCATCTGGTCCCGGTCGGCGAGGATCAGCGCCAGCATCTGGAGCTGACCCGGAATCTGGCGCAGCGCTTCAACACCCGCTTCAAGAAGACCTTCGTGGTCCCGGAACCGCACATCGTCTCCGGCACCGCCAAGATCTACGACCTGCAGGATCCCACCTCGAAGATGAGCAAGTCGGCGGCCAGTGACGCGGGCCTGCTCAACCTGCTCGACGATCCGGCGGTGTCGGCCAAGAAGATTCGCTCCGCGGTGACCGACACCGAGCGCGAGATCCGCTACGACCCGGAGACCAAACCGGGGGTCAGCAATCTGCTCGTCATCCTGTCCGCGCTGACCGACACCCCGATCGTGACGCTGGAGCAGGACTACGTCGGCAAGGGGTACGGTGACCTCAAGAGCGACGTGGCCGATGCCCTGGTGGAATTCGTGACGCCGTTTCAGGAGAAGGTACGAGGGTATCTGGCAGACCAGGGCGAACTCGATCGCATCCTCGCCGCCGGTGCGGAGCGCGCGCGGGAGATCGCCGGCAACACCCTCGCGCAGGTGTACGACCGAGTGGGTTTCCTGGCTCGGTGA
- a CDS encoding D-alanyl-D-alanine carboxypeptidase family protein, whose protein sequence is MSTRTPRRRPRRLRTLAAAALVAGICCGTAGTGPDAAVAGAQPAATPPFTTPNTDDCPNKVVPPPPIDTSEVPAPGDPTPTPLPVPSPPIGGPKLGQCGVVLPPGVPPVPADISATGWVIADLNSGRVLAAKDPHGRYRPASTIKTLLAIVALRSLDLSKVVTGTQEDANAEGTRVGIGPGGRYSNKQLMQALIMCSGNDAAHAIAMQLGGVDATVAKMRAEAERLHAMDTRPATPAGLDGPGMSTSPYDLATIFREAMTIPTFAELIHTEQADFPGFPADPKIPGDKDHPGFVIANDNRLLYDFDGDLGGKTGFTDDARQTFVNAADRNGRRLVITLLKADVLPIRPPEQAARLLEWAFAFPPDANVGSLPDNSRPATANPSVTLASPPPHDADRANDEDTPTHDDLPTYILAGGILVALGLVIAAWWVSGRGHRRR, encoded by the coding sequence ATGAGCACCCGCACCCCTCGGCGCCGCCCCCGCCGACTACGCACGCTCGCCGCCGCGGCACTGGTCGCCGGCATCTGCTGCGGCACGGCCGGGACCGGCCCGGATGCCGCCGTGGCCGGGGCGCAGCCGGCGGCCACGCCGCCGTTCACCACGCCGAACACCGACGACTGCCCGAACAAGGTCGTGCCGCCCCCGCCGATCGACACCTCCGAGGTGCCGGCCCCGGGCGATCCCACGCCGACCCCGCTGCCGGTGCCGTCGCCCCCGATCGGCGGCCCCAAGCTGGGTCAGTGCGGCGTGGTCCTGCCGCCCGGGGTTCCGCCGGTGCCCGCCGACATCTCCGCGACCGGCTGGGTGATCGCCGATCTGAACAGCGGCCGGGTACTCGCCGCCAAGGATCCGCACGGCCGGTACCGGCCCGCCTCCACGATCAAGACGCTGCTCGCGATCGTCGCGCTGCGCAGCCTGGACCTGAGCAAGGTGGTGACCGGTACCCAGGAGGACGCGAATGCCGAGGGCACCCGCGTCGGCATCGGGCCCGGCGGCCGCTACTCCAACAAACAGCTGATGCAGGCGCTGATCATGTGCTCCGGCAACGACGCCGCGCACGCCATCGCGATGCAGCTCGGCGGCGTGGACGCCACCGTCGCGAAGATGCGCGCGGAGGCCGAACGGCTGCACGCCATGGACACCCGCCCCGCCACCCCCGCGGGCCTGGACGGGCCGGGTATGAGCACCTCACCGTACGATCTGGCGACGATCTTCCGGGAGGCGATGACCATCCCGACCTTCGCCGAGCTGATCCACACCGAACAGGCCGATTTCCCCGGCTTTCCGGCCGATCCGAAGATTCCGGGCGACAAGGACCATCCCGGTTTCGTCATCGCCAACGACAACCGGCTGCTGTACGACTTCGACGGCGATCTGGGCGGTAAGACCGGCTTCACCGACGACGCGCGGCAGACCTTCGTCAACGCCGCCGACCGCAACGGCCGCCGCCTGGTCATCACCCTGCTGAAGGCCGACGTGCTGCCCATCCGCCCGCCCGAACAGGCCGCCCGCCTGCTGGAATGGGCCTTCGCGTTCCCGCCGGACGCAAACGTCGGATCGTTGCCGGACAACAGCCGTCCCGCCACCGCCAACCCCAGCGTGACCCTGGCCTCGCCGCCGCCGCACGATGCGGACCGGGCGAACGACGAGGACACGCCGACCCACGACGATCTGCCCACCTACATCCTGGCCGGCGGAATCCTGGTGGCGCTGGGCCTGGTGATCGCGGCGTGGTGGGTTTCGGGGCGGGGGCATCGCCGGCGCTGA
- a CDS encoding CopG family transcriptional regulator: MRLTVTLDYDVVQLLEHAARARGRSKKHIVNEALRQLLTGIAPAQPVPEETVTRPVAEPPVPRPADRSDQDALNAALATYFGLPALPPRLYLVKSER, from the coding sequence GTGAGGCTGACGGTGACCCTCGATTACGACGTCGTGCAACTGCTCGAGCACGCCGCCCGCGCCCGCGGCCGATCGAAGAAACACATCGTCAACGAGGCGCTGCGGCAGCTGCTCACCGGAATCGCCCCGGCACAACCGGTTCCCGAGGAGACGGTCACCCGGCCCGTCGCCGAACCCCCGGTTCCGCGCCCCGCCGACCGGTCCGATCAGGACGCGCTCAACGCCGCGCTGGCGACCTATTTCGGGCTGCCCGCACTGCCGCCGCGGCTGTATCTGGTCAAGAGCGAGCGCTGA
- the yhjD gene encoding inner membrane protein YhjD: MLNRLRARITAFVRQRPWLDHVVRAGRRYQGQRADYYAAGLTYYTVLALFPLLMVGFAVTAFVLSHNPDLLAELESRILENIPGSLGGQLNDLIDDAIRSRTSVGLLGLVGAGYAGLGWMANLRAALGELWDQPAAQGNWFGSKVSDLLALLGLGVAMLLSAALSALAGSNLGRDLLKLVHLEHAPGAGVLLAIGSLVAAVLASWAVFAWVIARLPRRPVRLVSAAQAALIAAVAFELWKQIASFYLKRVLTSPAGVAFGPIIGLMVFANITSRIILFTTAWAATAVRDTPEQDPAPAATPVVIAPRVTTGLPAGSGAALFGAGAVIGLLARLPLRSRK, encoded by the coding sequence TTGTTGAACAGGCTCCGGGCGCGGATCACGGCATTCGTGCGGCAACGGCCCTGGCTGGATCACGTGGTTCGCGCCGGCCGCCGGTACCAGGGGCAGCGCGCCGACTACTACGCGGCCGGACTCACCTACTACACCGTGCTGGCGCTGTTCCCGCTGCTGATGGTCGGTTTCGCGGTGACCGCTTTCGTGTTGTCGCACAACCCGGACCTGCTGGCCGAGCTGGAGAGCCGGATCCTGGAGAACATCCCGGGCTCGCTCGGCGGTCAGCTCAACGATCTCATCGACGACGCGATCCGGTCCCGCACCAGCGTCGGCCTGCTCGGCCTGGTGGGTGCCGGGTACGCGGGGCTCGGCTGGATGGCGAACCTGCGGGCCGCGCTCGGTGAGTTGTGGGATCAGCCTGCGGCACAAGGGAATTGGTTCGGGTCCAAGGTGTCGGACCTGCTCGCGCTGCTGGGGCTCGGGGTGGCGATGCTGCTGTCGGCGGCGCTGTCGGCACTGGCGGGCAGCAACCTGGGCCGGGATCTGCTGAAACTGGTTCATCTCGAGCACGCGCCCGGCGCGGGGGTGCTGCTCGCGATCGGCTCGCTGGTGGCGGCGGTGCTGGCGTCGTGGGCGGTGTTCGCCTGGGTCATCGCCCGCCTGCCGCGGCGGCCGGTCCGGCTGGTGAGCGCGGCGCAGGCGGCGCTGATCGCGGCCGTCGCGTTCGAACTCTGGAAGCAGATCGCCTCCTTCTATCTGAAGCGCGTGCTGACCAGCCCCGCCGGCGTCGCCTTCGGCCCGATCATCGGCCTGATGGTGTTCGCCAACATCACCAGCCGGATCATCCTGTTCACCACCGCGTGGGCGGCGACGGCGGTGCGCGACACCCCGGAGCAGGATCCCGCGCCCGCCGCGACCCCGGTCGTGATCGCGCCCCGGGTGACGACCGGTCTCCCCGCGGGATCCGGCGCCGCGCTGTTCGGCGCGGGTGCGGTGATCGGCCTGCTGGCACGGCTGCCGCTGCGGTCGCGGAAGTGA
- a CDS encoding ribonuclease domain-containing protein — translation MNFSGKGFRSAAALLGLLVVVVAGLLVARGDHHSANPVARPAPVITAGTMSAAPITARVAGVPDRVYRTLDEIDAGRWPDSANAPGTKGGDHWMNRGGQLAQQDSAGRPITYQEWDVNPKKPGQGRDAERIITGSDGSAYYTGDHYKTFTKLR, via the coding sequence ATGAACTTCTCCGGCAAGGGTTTTCGTAGCGCGGCCGCGCTGTTGGGGCTGCTGGTCGTGGTGGTGGCCGGGCTGCTGGTGGCCCGCGGTGACCATCATTCGGCGAATCCGGTGGCGCGACCGGCGCCGGTCATCACGGCCGGCACCATGTCGGCGGCGCCGATCACCGCGCGGGTGGCGGGAGTCCCGGACCGGGTCTATCGGACGCTGGACGAGATCGACGCGGGCCGCTGGCCCGATTCCGCGAACGCGCCGGGTACCAAGGGCGGCGACCATTGGATGAACCGCGGCGGCCAACTGGCCCAGCAGGATTCCGCGGGCCGGCCCATCACCTATCAGGAATGGGATGTGAACCCGAAGAAACCGGGGCAGGGCCGCGACGCGGAACGCATCATCACCGGCAGCGACGGCTCCGCGTACTACACCGGTGACCATTACAAGACGTTCACCAAATTGCGGTGA
- a CDS encoding NADP-dependent isocitrate dehydrogenase has product MSKIKVEGTVVELDGDEMTRIIWQFIKDKLIHPYLDVNLEYYDLGIEYRDKTDDQVTVDAANAIKQHGVGVKCATITPDEARVEEFGLKKMYRSPNGTIRNILGGTIFRAPIIISNVPRLVPGWTKPIIIGRHAFGDQYRATDFKVHQAGTVTLTFTPEDGSEPIVHEVVKVPEDGGVVMGMYNFKKSIEDFARASFNYGLQQNYPVYLSTKNTILKAYDGMFKDTFQEVFDAEFKPQFDAAGLTYEHRLIDDMVASSLKWEGGYVWACKNYDGDVQSDTVAQGFGSLGLMTSVLLTPDGRTCEAEAAHGTVTRHYRQHQQGKPTSTNPIASIFAWTRGLAHRGKLDNTPEVIGFAQTLEDVVIKTVEDGQMTKDLALLVGGDQGYLTTEEFLGVLDANLARELR; this is encoded by the coding sequence ATGTCCAAGATCAAGGTTGAAGGCACCGTCGTCGAACTCGACGGCGACGAGATGACCCGGATCATCTGGCAGTTCATCAAGGACAAGCTGATCCACCCGTACCTCGACGTGAACCTCGAGTACTACGACCTCGGCATCGAGTACCGGGACAAGACCGACGACCAGGTGACCGTCGACGCGGCCAACGCCATCAAGCAGCACGGCGTGGGCGTCAAGTGCGCGACCATCACCCCGGACGAGGCCCGGGTCGAGGAGTTCGGCCTGAAGAAGATGTACCGTTCGCCGAACGGCACCATCCGCAACATTCTCGGCGGCACCATCTTCCGCGCGCCGATCATCATCTCGAACGTTCCGCGACTGGTTCCGGGCTGGACCAAGCCGATCATCATCGGCCGGCACGCCTTCGGTGACCAGTACCGCGCCACCGACTTCAAGGTGCACCAGGCGGGCACCGTCACCCTCACCTTCACCCCGGAGGACGGCAGCGAGCCGATCGTCCACGAGGTCGTGAAGGTGCCGGAGGACGGCGGCGTCGTGATGGGTATGTACAACTTCAAGAAGTCCATCGAGGATTTCGCGCGGGCGTCGTTCAACTACGGCCTGCAGCAGAACTACCCGGTGTACCTCTCCACGAAGAACACCATCCTGAAGGCCTACGACGGCATGTTCAAGGACACCTTCCAGGAGGTGTTCGACGCCGAGTTCAAGCCGCAGTTCGACGCGGCCGGTCTCACCTACGAGCACCGGCTCATCGACGACATGGTCGCCTCCTCGCTGAAGTGGGAGGGCGGTTACGTCTGGGCGTGCAAGAACTACGACGGTGACGTGCAGTCCGACACGGTCGCGCAGGGCTTCGGCTCGCTGGGCCTGATGACCTCCGTGCTGCTCACCCCGGACGGTCGGACCTGCGAGGCCGAGGCCGCGCACGGCACCGTGACCCGGCACTACCGCCAGCACCAGCAGGGCAAGCCCACCTCCACGAACCCGATCGCCTCGATCTTCGCGTGGACCCGGGGCCTGGCGCACCGCGGCAAGCTGGACAACACCCCCGAGGTCATCGGCTTCGCCCAGACCCTGGAGGACGTGGTCATCAAGACCGTCGAGGACGGCCAGATGACGAAGGACCTGGCGCTGCTGGTCGGCGGCGATCAGGGCTATCTGACCACCGAGGAATTCCTCGGTGTGCTCGACGCCAACCTGGCGCGCGAGCTGCGCTGA
- a CDS encoding alpha/beta fold hydrolase, with amino-acid sequence MMSRTAAPTPIAALHTGSGDPLLLLHGFMLSPHCWEQVAQRMSGTCEVFAPAFAGHWGGPEPDTRTLDVHMLADRVERQLDELGWRTCHIAGNSLGGWVGFELARRGRARTLTAIAPAGGWHTPSLLQLRVGLKFLSLLPIVEFGKLLGPGLRFSPPARRFAALALSHRTSAVPRAAVEAAIAAAVHCPAMLPMLLGGLRTPGVTDIGTLETPVRLLLCEYDRVIPNRSYAELFLRELPESADRILVHGVGHVPMLEAPDRIATLIAEHIYASRGHLRAV; translated from the coding sequence ATGATGTCGCGTACCGCCGCCCCCACTCCGATCGCCGCCCTGCACACCGGATCCGGCGATCCCCTGCTGCTGCTGCACGGATTCATGCTCTCGCCACACTGCTGGGAGCAAGTGGCACAACGGATGTCGGGCACCTGCGAGGTGTTCGCGCCCGCCTTCGCCGGGCACTGGGGCGGTCCCGAACCGGACACCCGCACCCTCGACGTGCACATGCTGGCCGACCGGGTGGAACGGCAACTGGACGAATTGGGTTGGCGCACCTGCCATATCGCGGGCAATTCGCTGGGCGGCTGGGTCGGCTTCGAACTGGCCCGCCGGGGCCGCGCGCGCACACTCACCGCGATCGCGCCGGCCGGTGGCTGGCACACGCCGTCGTTGCTGCAACTGCGGGTGGGGCTGAAGTTCCTGTCGCTGCTGCCGATCGTGGAATTCGGCAAACTGCTCGGGCCGGGACTCCGATTCAGCCCGCCCGCACGGAGATTCGCCGCGCTGGCGCTGAGTCACCGGACCTCGGCGGTACCGCGCGCGGCCGTGGAGGCGGCCATCGCCGCCGCCGTGCACTGCCCGGCGATGCTGCCGATGCTGCTCGGCGGCCTGCGCACGCCGGGTGTCACGGATATCGGCACGCTGGAAACGCCGGTGCGCCTGCTGCTCTGCGAATACGACCGGGTGATCCCGAATCGCAGTTACGCCGAACTGTTCCTGCGGGAACTACCGGAATCGGCCGACCGCATCCTGGTGCACGGTGTCGGCCACGTGCCGATGCTGGAGGCGCCGGATCGCATCGCCACCCTCATCGCGGAACACATCTACGCCAGCCGCGGGCACCTGCGCGCGGTGTGA
- a CDS encoding exodeoxyribonuclease III translates to MPPIIISTINVNGIRAATGKTGKGMLEWLAATEADVICLQETRATDAQTRAALAPALTQGWHLTHAEPGTKGRAGVAILSRRPPRAVRIGFGSTEFDGLGRYVEAEFDELTVASVYVYTGEADTPLQEEKYRFLAGLGAHLKAQRRDFVISGDWNVAHTELDIKNWRGNVKNAGFLPGERAWVDEILAAGYVDVVRKLHPDVPGPYSWWSYRGRAFDNDAGWRIDYQLARGQVAGRAKQAVVERAPSYALRWSDHAPVTVQYR, encoded by the coding sequence GTGCCCCCCATCATCATCTCGACCATCAACGTGAACGGCATTCGCGCGGCGACGGGTAAGACGGGCAAGGGGATGCTCGAATGGCTCGCCGCCACCGAGGCGGATGTGATCTGCCTGCAGGAGACCCGCGCCACCGACGCGCAGACCCGCGCGGCGCTGGCGCCGGCGCTCACCCAGGGCTGGCACCTGACGCACGCGGAGCCGGGCACGAAGGGCCGGGCCGGTGTCGCGATCCTGTCCCGCCGTCCGCCCCGAGCGGTGCGAATCGGCTTCGGCAGCACCGAATTCGACGGGCTGGGCCGCTACGTCGAGGCAGAGTTCGACGAATTGACCGTCGCCAGTGTCTATGTGTACACCGGGGAGGCCGATACTCCACTGCAGGAGGAGAAGTACCGCTTCCTCGCCGGTCTGGGCGCGCACCTGAAGGCTCAGCGACGCGACTTCGTGATCAGTGGCGACTGGAACGTCGCGCACACCGAGCTCGACATCAAGAACTGGAGGGGAAACGTGAAGAACGCGGGCTTCCTGCCCGGCGAGCGGGCCTGGGTCGACGAGATCCTCGCCGCCGGCTATGTCGACGTGGTACGAAAACTGCACCCGGATGTGCCGGGGCCCTACAGCTGGTGGTCGTACCGCGGCCGGGCGTTCGACAACGACGCGGGCTGGCGCATCGATTACCAGCTGGCCCGCGGCCAGGTGGCCGGGCGGGCCAAGCAGGCGGTGGTGGAGCGCGCGCCGAGTTACGCGCTGCGCTGGTCCGATCACGCCCCGGTGACGGTGCAGTACCGATGA